The Juglans microcarpa x Juglans regia isolate MS1-56 chromosome 2D, Jm3101_v1.0, whole genome shotgun sequence DNA window tatatcttataaaaatcgtctcatattaaaaattatagataaaaattaaaataatattacgtataattatgaaatgtgtaaatattatgtaatcatttttaaaaaaaatttattattaaaaaattattatttttatataaatctcgtatttatttattttttaaaatgattgtgtagTATTTACACACTCacaattgtaattattatttttttaaaaattataattatgagatgtgaaaataaataatagtaaatacatatccaataaaaaaaaaaaaaaaaaacttgttttcaTCGTCCACACGAACATGGTTTGATGAAGTCCCTCAtgattatgaaaaatgataaacacatattttttttataatatatctgcatataaatatgataaaaacatataagtgattaaaatagaaaacGATTTATCTTTAGAAGATactgtaaatatattaatatatgtattaattaaATACTTTGTTGGTgattatgtttaatttaaagaaagaactaataatctattgattaatttaaaataccCTCAATTcaagatttttaatttaaattttaaattatattctaaacattttaactcatataaatcacgaaaataaatattatgagcATAATAACTATCTATCATAAAATATGGAACTGAAAgtaaaacaacaagaaaaatatctttaataaaatatatgttatgaaatataCTGTGTATTTATCATTGCTCCGTGGTTGTACGTGGGTGAATTTATCGTTGGAGGGAAGAGAGACAATCCAAggcttgggaaaaaaaaaaaaaaagcttcgaCGCCTTCTTTGTTTGGGTTCTTCCTCCCCGTTTCGCATCATCTGGGTAACTCAATAAGTTTTGTTTATCGATCGTATTATATGATATTGTAATTAATTCCAATCCCAATACTTGGAAGTTTGTTACACCTGTGTTTGATTGCTCaggaatcaaagaaaagaactgAATCTCGGTCTTCTATTTTTGTGATGGATGTCTGAGTGTTTGGAAACTCAACTAAACTAAGTTACATGATTCTAAAATGCATAGATGAAGGGACAGCTTTCAAAGGATATATTGTAATTGCTATTCTTTGATTTCCTTATGGATACAATCTATATTTccttatgatatatatatgtgtgtgtgtgtgtgtgtgtgtgtgtgtgtgtgttgtttGGTTGACTCCAAGTTTGTTCTTCTCTGTCCAATTACTCTTCTTCGTGGTTTATGTTTAGTTTGGTCGCTGAGAAAGCGACAAGTGAATGATGATAAAACTCTAGTTTGAGCCTCAGTGGAAGAATTTATAACGATCGGTGAAAAAGTAAAGTTCTTGTACTGGATGTCTCTTTTCAGTTTTCAGTTCTCTCATATGTATTCTCAGCAACCAGAATAGAAAATTCACGgcgaagaaaaagttttaattttagataTCCATGTTTTCTACTGTAACTTTCATTGGTTTTAGCAAATGGGTATTCCTAATATGTTCTGATAAGCgtatgtgtatttatatatgcgTGCAATGGTTGTTATAATTCctatgattgattttttttgtccATGCACTTATGGTTTCTTGATAGCCTTTTGTTTTATGCATGTAAGTACATCTTTGGGGGTACTCTATACATCAAGTTAGTTcatcatgtttatttttgttttgacatGTTTTTTAGGGCAGTGTTATCTATCTGTTTCAGTCGAGGTAGTATGAATGAAAGCCACAGCAATGCAAGTGTAAGCTCAAGCTCTAGTCTGAATAGCAGCGTCCAAGATACAGAGGATGACCAAACCATTGCAAGCATCTTAGCGGAAGAAGAGCAATCAAAAGTTGATCGCAGGCTTGGGAAGAGGCTCTCCCATTTGGATTCTATCCCTGTATGCTTCTCACTATAGACTGTACTTTCTTATAACTCCTTCTAGAGCTGAGGAACTTtgatttctattcttttttgtCAGTGTTGTTGAGCATATAGTTGATTCACTTATTCAATCTAAATCCTTAATGATAACTCTTTGCAGATGCCTTCTCGATTTAAAACTGTTTAGAAGAATGTATGCCATGTAAATTAAGCCTCTGTGATATTACCTGGCTAACTAAGTACTTGTTGGACTGTGTTGGCAGCATACTCCTCGGGTTAATGGGGAGATTCCTGATGTAAATCATGCAACCTTACACCATGAGCGGCTGTCTGAAAGGTCTGACTCTTTGATGAGATCTATATGTGATTCCTTATTTGGTGTATTTTGTTAGTTCATTAATTGTACTTGCCAAGAGATAATAGTTAATTTCCACAACTATGTGAGATTTTtctgggtcttttttttttttttttaattcaatggGTAGTGTGCATTGTGAGGTTAACTGATTTTATCCGTTTACcaattacttaataattacCGAGTGTGTTGAAAGCAAGCTTGGTGCTTGCTAAGGTTGTTTCTGAGGTCGCTTCTCCATTAAATGTCAGATGATGGCAGCCTGTcatcttctttttctgtttttcagaTTCTCTGCACTTCAGTTTGCAATCTTTGGCGAGATCTCTTTTACACTATATCTGTGCTTTAGTTGTACCTttcattcctttttctttgaacAAATAAGGTGATTCTAGGGAGCCACTAGATAAAGCCTAAAGACTCTTGAGCCACTGGCTGAGGAAAGTTCAATGAGCCACTGGCTGTCTACGCTATCAAGCAATTACTCAACTGAAATGATAGGTACTAGATGATAGCACCCTGTTAAACAAACTTATGGcttaacaataaaatttactcTGGTAGCCCTTAGATAATTCCTTACCCAATTATACATTCTTATCCAATGATTTTAGTTCCATGGTTTTCTCTTATCATTTTAATCTGTGACTCTATCTTGTCATAAACCTGAACAAGCAGTATTGAGGAATATGATCAAGTAGTGCTATTTAATTCTCCACAATAAGCAATTGACAGGGTGAAGTTCTTGTACTGTAGATTGATGATCGAACATGAATGTATTATTAACTTTTAAAAAGGTACTATCAACTATTATTGCATCTTCGCATCTTGCTTCACTTCGGGACCTAGTGCCTTGCAATCTAGGGATGTAGAACCTTGAGGGTGCATTTTACCTTTGGTTATCTTTCCATTAACTTTCTCCGAATCAACACTTTTGCTGTGATTTTTTTGTGGTTATTGAGTGTAAATGCTGGCGAAAGGAAATGTGAACTGACACGATTGTTGAAGTTTTGACATTACTAATTAATTGTCTGGATTTCTAAAAGGAAATGTGAACTGGCATGTATGTGGCTTGTCTTTGCTTCATAATAATGAATTTGTTTTCATAGGTTGGTCACATATGGGTTAGCTGGACTGCAAATGGAGGGTGATGGGAATTGCCAGGTTCACTGAGTCACTGTTAATTTCTGTTTCTGTCAACTTATTTCTTGCCTGTTTCtttgttagttattttttttttaatcttgatatACTAagtgaaatattattttaaataattggacAGTTTCGAGCTTTAGCGGATCAGTTATTTCGCAATCCGGACCATCACAAGCACGTAAGAAAGCAGGTCATTAAGCAGGTATTGGTGATCCAAATGCACTAATAATGCATATACTTCTTTAGATAATAAACTTAATTAGTTAAGATTTGTTGGATGGTCAGAATTCATTGGGGAAAATTTTCTGATATATTGAAGGTTccttttgcttatttttttagatggtACTGACTATCAGTGATATTGGGGGCTCCATATTCTTATTTGGAATATATCAGTATTAAATCAGATTATCAATTTGGAGTGAG harbors:
- the LOC121251132 gene encoding OVARIAN TUMOR DOMAIN-containing deubiquitinating enzyme 11, translating into MNESHSNASVSSSSSLNSSVQDTEDDQTIASILAEEEQSKVDRRLGKRLSHLDSIPHTPRVNGEIPDVNHATLHHERLSERLVTYGLAGLQMEGDGNCQFRALADQLFRNPDHHKHVRKQVIKQFKHFRKLYEGYVPMPYRSYLKKMKKSGEWGDHVTLQAAADRFGAKICLVTSFRDTCYIEILPKDKNPTRELWLSFWSEVHYNSLYASGDVPTRVARKKYWLF